Proteins encoded by one window of Candidatus Hydrogenedentota bacterium:
- a CDS encoding sugar phosphate isomerase/epimerase, with protein MDRRRFLQTGLGAGLAVTAASAVAQTEKKTYQAGKSPWPIVLNASTIRPAPLTDKIRVAAEAGYDGIELWVNELEEFESEGGDLKALGAEIRDKGLFVPNVIGLWDSMPMEQEAWEKSLEATRRRMRMSSAVGSQHVAAIPAPDRADFDLKIGAQRYRDLLKIGRDEFNIIVACEFVGFLKGVHRLGQGSAIALDANDPDACLVADTFHLYRGGSGFDGLAHLNGNFIAVFHWNDVPADPPVDQLGDAHRIYPGDGVLPLKHALGLLRRIDYRGPLSLEMFNREHWKQDPLVVAKTGLEKILALMD; from the coding sequence ATGGATCGCAGGCGTTTTTTACAGACGGGACTGGGCGCGGGGCTGGCTGTCACGGCGGCATCGGCCGTGGCGCAAACGGAAAAGAAGACCTATCAGGCCGGGAAAAGCCCGTGGCCTATCGTGCTGAACGCGAGCACGATCCGTCCCGCACCGCTCACGGACAAGATCCGCGTCGCGGCGGAAGCGGGATACGACGGCATCGAGTTATGGGTGAACGAACTTGAAGAGTTCGAGAGTGAAGGCGGCGACCTCAAGGCATTGGGCGCGGAGATTCGCGACAAGGGCCTGTTCGTGCCGAACGTGATCGGCCTGTGGGATTCGATGCCGATGGAACAGGAGGCGTGGGAGAAGTCGCTTGAAGCGACGCGCCGGCGCATGCGCATGTCGTCAGCCGTCGGTTCGCAGCACGTGGCGGCCATTCCGGCGCCGGATCGCGCGGATTTCGATCTCAAGATCGGCGCGCAGCGCTATCGGGATCTCCTTAAAATTGGGCGCGACGAATTCAATATCATCGTTGCCTGCGAATTCGTCGGATTCCTCAAGGGCGTGCACCGGCTTGGCCAAGGATCGGCCATCGCGCTCGACGCGAACGATCCGGACGCGTGCCTCGTGGCGGACACGTTCCACCTGTATCGCGGCGGATCGGGTTTCGACGGTCTCGCGCATCTCAACGGCAATTTCATCGCGGTGTTTCACTGGAACGACGTGCCGGCCGATCCGCCCGTGGACCAGTTGGGCGACGCGCACCGGATCTATCCGGGCGACGGCGTTCTGCCGCTCAAACATGCGCTCGGCTTGCTGCGCCGGATTGACTACCGGGGCCCGCTGTCGCTCGAAATGTTCAACCGCGAACATTGGAAACAGGATCCGCTTGTGGTCGCCAAGACCGGCCTCGAAAAGATCCTCGCGTTGATGGATTAA